A region of the Clostridiales bacterium genome:
CTTTTCAGGCGACAGTTTTATATTTTTTTCTTTGTTCAGTAAAATATCCTTTCCATCATAATTTTTACTGATTTTAGGATTTACATTGCGACCTGACACGGCGCTGCTGGTATCTACATGGGAGATAAATCCTATTTTAGGCACATGTTTATCCGTATTTGAATGCAGATTAGCAAATACATATCCATGTTTATCCATGGTAACATCCTTCAGCCCCATATCCTTCAGTTCATTTGTCAGATCTTTTAGAAATATCAACTGCTTTGCAGTGCTTGGAAATTCCTCAACATCTTCCTGTGACTGCGTATCATATTTTACATATTTTAGAAACCTTTCAACGACTTTTTTCAACGTTATTCCCTGCCTTTCCCATCAAAATAGTCCTTCTCGAACCTTTTTTATAGCTTAGCATTTTTTTATCCTGATGTAAAGCTGACATTTGCGGGGGTCTTTGATTCTTATGCGGCAGCAGGCCAAGAACTTATCAAAACTCTCATAATGCTCATTTGTCGCTCGAAATAACATAATCCTATTTATGCCTGATTTCAAATTGCAAATTGAATTTGAAGAGTATTCCGGAAGGAACATTTTTGTATATACCCTGCAATCACACTTTTGCTGCAGTTGAATATGATGGTACTACAGAGTCTATAATTTGGGGTGAAATCTTTGTTACAGTTTAATATGCCTGCAAAGTTGTCAAAGATGCAGTATGCCAGATCATACGTGCTGGATCAGCCGTATGCATGCGTAATATCACCCTCTGAAGGTTTTAAAACAGGTACCATATTTCCGTTTTTACTGGAAGCCTACGTTCATAACCTTCAGAGAGCATTGAAGGGGGAAGAAGCATGGAAAAGATAGATTGTGATCATCTTCTGAAAAAAATACAGGAGCTTGAATTCGCATCTGTTGATCTGACACTGTATCTTGATAATCATCCAACATGCAAGCAGGCTATTTCCGACTACAATACGATAACTGAGAAGCTTGAAAAACTAAAGAAAGTTTATGAGGCGGAATACGGGCCCCTCACACATTTTGGCGGCTCTCCAAGCCAGTATCCATGGAGATGGGT
Encoded here:
- a CDS encoding spore coat associated protein CotJA, with protein sequence MLQFNMPAKLSKMQYARSYVLDQPYACVISPSEGFKTGTIFPFLLEAYVHNLQRALKGEEAWKR
- a CDS encoding spore coat protein CotJB, whose translation is MEKIDCDHLLKKIQELEFASVDLTLYLDNHPTCKQAISDYNTITEKLEKLKKVYEAEYGPLTHFGGSPSQYPWRWVSEPWPWETGI